One part of the Microtus ochrogaster isolate Prairie Vole_2 chromosome 18, MicOch1.0, whole genome shotgun sequence genome encodes these proteins:
- the Hsbp1l1 gene encoding heat shock factor-binding protein 1-like protein 1 isoform X2 has translation MKTRSKAGLAGCWSGLHLPQRSLQGCQCSTQSSTPAGFTQNPGPQTATPVQMDARAPEVPCGDVLQNAAENLLQELEEHFRALTTTLNLRMEEMGNRIEDLQKNVDDLMAQAGIENSVKEQMT, from the exons ATGAAAACACGCAGCAAAGCCGGATTGGCCGGCTGCTGGTCCGGTCTGCACCTGCCCCAGCGCTCTCTCCAGGGTTGCCAGTGCTCTACCCAAAGCTCGACACCTGCTGGGTTCACCCAAAACCCAGGACCCCAGACTGCTACGCCTGTGCAGATGGACGCCCGGGCGCCGGAAGTTCCTTGCGGGGACGTGCTGCAGAACGCG GCAGAAAATCTACTTCAGGAGCTTGAAGAACACTTCCGAGCTCTGACAACAACATTAAACCTCAGAA TGGAAGAAATGGGAAATCGCATCGAGGACCTACAGAAAAATGTTGATGACCTAATGGCTCAAGCTGGAATCGAGAATTCAGTCAAAGAACAGATG ACCTGA
- the Hsbp1l1 gene encoding heat shock factor-binding protein 1-like protein 1 isoform X1, with the protein MKTRSKAGLAGCWSGLHLPQRSLQGCQCSTQSSTPAGFTQNPGPQTATPVQMDARAPEVPCGDVLQNALPKVYFQAENLLQELEEHFRALTTTLNLRMEEMGNRIEDLQKNVDDLMAQAGIENSVKEQMT; encoded by the exons ATGAAAACACGCAGCAAAGCCGGATTGGCCGGCTGCTGGTCCGGTCTGCACCTGCCCCAGCGCTCTCTCCAGGGTTGCCAGTGCTCTACCCAAAGCTCGACACCTGCTGGGTTCACCCAAAACCCAGGACCCCAGACTGCTACGCCTGTGCAGATGGACGCCCGGGCGCCGGAAGTTCCTTGCGGGGACGTGCTGCAGAACGCG TTACCTAAGGTTTATTTTCAGGCAGAAAATCTACTTCAGGAGCTTGAAGAACACTTCCGAGCTCTGACAACAACATTAAACCTCAGAA TGGAAGAAATGGGAAATCGCATCGAGGACCTACAGAAAAATGTTGATGACCTAATGGCTCAAGCTGGAATCGAGAATTCAGTCAAAGAACAGATG ACCTGA